A genomic window from Maledivibacter sp. includes:
- a CDS encoding Crp/Fnr family transcriptional regulator, with the protein MYDIIKGNPIFDGVSEDQLKKIFNKIHHRIVKYSKGETVFTESDFKPSMGIILRGMVEAQKLHYSGKVIILNRMNKGDILGISALFNNKNYYPSRIVAKNNCKILFISQEELLKIFEMDFTILQRYLSFISDKIYFLNKRIEGFTYESIQERVLCFLESERERQDNQDEIVIRYSKQELAEYLCISRASLYRVLNDLAKEGLIKWEKNKVKYL; encoded by the coding sequence ATGTATGATATAATTAAAGGTAATCCCATCTTTGATGGAGTCAGTGAGGACCAACTGAAAAAAATATTTAACAAAATACATCACAGGATAGTTAAATACTCTAAAGGGGAAACTGTATTTACAGAATCTGATTTTAAGCCTTCAATGGGTATCATATTAAGGGGAATGGTAGAAGCCCAAAAGCTTCATTATTCGGGAAAGGTTATAATTCTTAATAGAATGAACAAAGGAGATATTTTGGGTATATCTGCACTTTTTAATAATAAGAATTACTATCCCTCTAGGATCGTGGCAAAAAATAATTGTAAAATACTTTTTATATCCCAGGAGGAATTACTAAAGATATTTGAAATGGACTTTACTATTTTACAGAGGTATTTGTCCTTTATTAGTGACAAAATATATTTCCTAAATAAAAGAATAGAGGGTTTTACCTATGAAAGCATTCAAGAAAGGGTGCTTTGCTTTCTTGAAAGTGAGAGGGAAAGACAAGATAATCAAGATGAAATAGTCATAAGATATTCTAAACAGGAGTTGGCAGAATATCTATGTATAAGCAGGGCTTCACTATATAGAGTTCTTAATGATCTAGCAAAGGAAGGCTTAATCAAATGGGAGAAGAATAAAGTTAAGTATCTTTAA
- a CDS encoding PhnD/SsuA/transferrin family substrate-binding protein encodes MNKLFKFTAVGLIIILSVMAFAGCSSTTKVATLKGPTGMGMVKMMEDSETKGSNGNYEFVVSGAPDELVGKVINGEVDIAALPTNLASIIYKKTEGQIQLAAVNTMGVLYILENGNEIKSIADLKGKKIYASGKGATPDYVLRYVLKKNGIDPDKDVEIDFSMQHADLAAMVAAGDAAIALLPQPHVTVALMKNKDMRIALDMTEQWEKVSGDESKLAMGCIVVQKDFAEKHKQTLDKFLDEYKASVDWVNANNTDAGALIEKHGILPKAKIAEMAIPKCNIVFVDGKASKDMLHGFYDILFNFNPKSIGGEVPGGEFYYIKE; translated from the coding sequence ATGAATAAGCTATTTAAATTTACTGCCGTGGGGTTAATAATTATTTTATCTGTAATGGCCTTTGCCGGTTGTTCTAGCACGACAAAGGTTGCTACTTTAAAAGGCCCTACGGGTATGGGAATGGTAAAAATGATGGAAGATAGCGAGACAAAGGGAAGCAATGGAAATTACGAATTTGTAGTATCTGGGGCCCCAGATGAATTGGTAGGAAAGGTTATAAATGGAGAAGTTGATATTGCTGCTTTGCCAACAAATCTAGCATCTATTATTTATAAAAAAACAGAAGGACAAATACAGCTGGCGGCAGTGAATACAATGGGTGTTTTGTACATACTTGAGAATGGAAATGAAATAAAGAGCATAGCTGATTTAAAGGGTAAAAAGATATATGCCAGTGGTAAGGGAGCTACTCCCGATTATGTACTTAGATATGTTTTAAAGAAAAATGGAATTGATCCCGACAAGGATGTGGAGATAGATTTTTCCATGCAGCATGCTGATCTAGCAGCAATGGTTGCAGCAGGCGATGCCGCCATAGCACTTTTACCTCAGCCCCATGTTACCGTAGCCCTTATGAAAAATAAGGATATGAGAATCGCACTGGATATGACTGAACAATGGGAAAAGGTATCGGGAGATGAAAGTAAGCTTGCCATGGGTTGCATAGTTGTACAGAAGGATTTTGCTGAGAAACATAAGCAGACCCTAGATAAGTTTTTAGATGAATATAAGGCTTCAGTTGATTGGGTAAATGCAAATAATACCGATGCGGGTGCTTTAATAGAAAAGCACGGTATCCTTCCTAAAGCAAAGATAGCCGAGATGGCGATACCAAAATGTAATATTGTATTTGTTGATGGAAAGGCTTCTAAGGATATGTTACATGGATTTTATGACATACTTTTTAATTTCAATCCTAAATCAATAGGAGGAGAAGTTCCAGGTGGAGAATTTTATTATATCAAAGAATAA
- a CDS encoding ABC transporter permease subunit has translation MENFIISKNNKITKIWVLVFWILVWEIASLIISKEVYLPSPISTLKALMGLIVQVKFWNSVFMSILRVAMGFIISCIGGILIGIICGLNRFFYELFNPLVITIKSTPVISFIIIALIWFEAGNVPIFICFLMCFPVIWTNVVQGIRGVDGNLLEMAKIYNVKKSLVIRDIYVPSITPYISAGITMSLGLGWKVTVAAEVLSSPKFAIGMHLYNAKVYLETPEVFAWTGVVILLSFGFEYLFKSMIKKRRLLNPDYS, from the coding sequence GTGGAGAATTTTATTATATCAAAGAATAATAAAATAACTAAAATATGGGTCTTGGTATTTTGGATATTAGTTTGGGAGATAGCTTCTTTAATAATAAGTAAAGAGGTGTATCTCCCTTCACCTATTAGTACATTAAAGGCATTAATGGGGTTAATAGTACAAGTGAAATTTTGGAATAGCGTTTTTATGTCTATACTCAGGGTAGCAATGGGATTTATTATTTCCTGTATAGGTGGAATACTTATTGGAATAATTTGTGGACTTAATAGATTTTTTTATGAGCTTTTCAACCCCCTGGTAATAACAATAAAATCTACTCCAGTCATATCCTTCATAATCATTGCACTTATATGGTTTGAAGCTGGTAATGTCCCTATCTTCATATGTTTTTTAATGTGCTTCCCAGTCATTTGGACCAATGTGGTTCAAGGTATAAGAGGTGTAGATGGGAATTTACTTGAAATGGCAAAAATATATAATGTAAAAAAATCCTTAGTTATAAGGGATATTTACGTACCTTCCATTACGCCCTATATTTCAGCTGGGATTACCATGAGCCTTGGATTAGGTTGGAAGGTTACTGTGGCTGCAGAAGTGCTAAGCAGTCCCAAATTTGCAATAGGAATGCATCTATATAATGCCAAAGTATACTTGGAAACTCCCGAGGTATTTGCTTGGACGGGTGTAGTTATATTACTTAGTTTTGGATTTGAGTATCTATTTAAATCCATGATTAAAAAGAGGCGATTATTAAACCCAGATTATTCATAG
- a CDS encoding ATP-binding cassette domain-containing protein, producing the protein MKISDLNKEYEGLRVLNNFNIEFEEEKITALLGPSGSGKTTLLNIISGLEQYDSGDIVGLERKKFSYIFQEDRLLPWFSVEENIKFVLKGDNTEEETDNITDKYLRIVDLEEYRYYLPKQLSGGMKQRVSIARAFAYPSDILLMDEPFKGLDMELKTNLMKSFISLWNEDKRTVIFITHDMDEAMLLADYVFILEGKPLGIKERIVTPIRK; encoded by the coding sequence ATCAAAATAAGTGACTTGAATAAGGAATATGAGGGGCTAAGGGTTTTAAATAATTTTAATATAGAGTTTGAAGAAGAAAAGATAACAGCATTGTTAGGCCCATCGGGCTCAGGTAAAACCACTCTACTAAATATAATCTCAGGATTAGAACAATATGATTCTGGGGATATTGTAGGTTTAGAGAGAAAGAAGTTCTCCTATATTTTTCAAGAGGACCGGCTTTTACCTTGGTTTTCAGTGGAGGAAAATATTAAATTTGTCCTAAAAGGAGATAATACTGAGGAAGAGACAGACAATATTACAGATAAGTATCTAAGGATAGTGGATTTAGAGGAATACAGATATTATCTTCCAAAGCAGTTAAGTGGTGGAATGAAGCAAAGGGTTTCTATTGCTAGAGCATTTGCCTATCCCTCGGATATTTTACTTATGGATGAACCCTTTAAGGGACTAGATATGGAGCTGAAGACCAATCTGATGAAATCCTTTATTTCACTTTGGAATGAGGATAAAAGAACGGTTATTTTTATCACCCATGATATGGATGAAGCCATGCTGCTTGCCGATTATGTATTTATACTGGAGGGCAAGCCCTTGGGTATCAAGGAAAGGATAGTTACCCCCATTAGAAAATAA
- the cobI gene encoding precorrin-2 C(20)-methyltransferase, which produces MSKFYCIGVGSGDPELLTIKAKNILENIDVILMMRGSDDKKSIVCTIIEDCLNSEAEKIFIDYPIQINHNVLMQMGENIASIISENVENGKNVALAILGDPSVYSTYGYVLKNIPPGIPIETVPGVTSFCAAAAITNRPLVETNEILSIIPLEASSEKIDSVLMESDAIVMMKLNDNEEKAVKFLEKYGLDSQGVLVQRCGFSDASVKEEVIDALKENKERLSILLTRKDKKE; this is translated from the coding sequence ATGTCAAAATTTTATTGTATAGGGGTAGGATCAGGTGATCCAGAATTATTAACTATTAAAGCAAAAAACATACTGGAAAATATTGATGTAATATTAATGATGAGAGGCTCAGATGATAAAAAGAGCATTGTTTGTACCATTATTGAGGATTGTTTGAATTCAGAAGCTGAAAAAATATTTATTGATTATCCAATACAGATTAATCATAACGTCCTTATGCAAATGGGAGAGAATATAGCAAGCATCATTAGTGAAAATGTTGAAAATGGGAAAAATGTTGCACTTGCAATATTAGGTGATCCTAGTGTATATAGTACATATGGGTATGTTCTTAAAAACATACCACCAGGAATACCAATAGAAACAGTACCAGGAGTTACATCTTTTTGTGCAGCGGCGGCAATTACAAATAGACCCCTAGTTGAAACAAATGAAATACTATCTATTATTCCCCTTGAAGCTTCTAGTGAAAAAATTGATTCTGTACTTATGGAAAGCGATGCTATTGTAATGATGAAACTAAATGATAATGAAGAAAAAGCAGTTAAATTTTTAGAAAAATATGGATTGGATTCCCAAGGAGTATTGGTACAGCGTTGTGGATTCTCCGATGCTTCGGTTAAAGAAGAAGTTATAGATGCATTAAAGGAAAACAAAGAGAGATTATCAATTCTATTGACACGAAAAGATAAAAAGGAATGA
- a CDS encoding nitrogenase iron protein NifH — protein sequence MKKIAIYGKGGIGKSTTVSNLSAALSLNGYKVMQIGCDPKADSTENLLGGKSISTVLDVIKEKDDDIGLEDIVFEGYNGILCVEAGGPTPGIGCAGRGIITAFEKLEDLHAFEIYKPDVVIYDVLGDVVCGGFAMPIRNGYASDVYIVTSGEKMSIYAAKNIASAVGQFKSRGYAKLSGLILNSRNVKNEVELVNDTAKEINTNVIHHIPRNPLVQRAENDGKTVVEAFPDSDMSKIYYELAKKI from the coding sequence ATGAAAAAAATAGCTATATATGGAAAAGGCGGTATTGGTAAATCAACAACTGTATCTAATTTATCGGCGGCATTATCACTTAATGGATATAAAGTTATGCAAATAGGCTGTGATCCCAAGGCAGATTCTACTGAAAATCTTTTGGGTGGAAAATCTATATCCACTGTATTAGATGTTATAAAAGAAAAGGATGATGATATAGGGCTTGAGGATATAGTGTTTGAAGGATATAATGGGATTCTTTGTGTAGAGGCTGGCGGACCTACTCCAGGTATTGGATGTGCCGGTAGGGGTATAATTACTGCATTTGAAAAGCTAGAGGACCTGCATGCTTTTGAAATATATAAACCAGACGTAGTAATTTATGATGTGCTGGGAGACGTGGTATGTGGCGGATTTGCTATGCCCATACGTAATGGATATGCCAGTGATGTTTATATTGTTACATCTGGGGAGAAAATGAGCATATATGCAGCAAAGAATATAGCAAGTGCCGTTGGACAGTTCAAATCTAGAGGATATGCTAAGTTAAGTGGCTTGATTCTGAATTCAAGAAATGTAAAAAATGAAGTAGAATTAGTAAATGATACAGCAAAGGAAATAAATACAAATGTAATTCATCATATACCTAGAAATCCCTTGGTTCAAAGAGCTGAAAATGATGGAAAGACTGTGGTTGAAGCTTTTCCTGATTCAGATATGAGTAAGATTTATTATGAACTGGCGAAAAAGATATAA
- a CDS encoding ABC transporter substrate-binding protein, whose protein sequence is MKNGKMTKIFTLFLCILCIISLGGCSNKQETVKKEETVKKEETRIIVDQMGREVEVPKEIKRIVTLPIPLPSIIYAVDGSGDKIVGMHPKSMSAVEDSTLNVLAPELKAASTEFVEGGFTVNTEELLKLNPDVVFQWTHQEKEIKKMENAGLKVIGVKYGTQDDLETWINMLGELFEKEDRAKEIIDYHKKTTESIVSKLNGIEENKKPKVFYLANEKLGTAGKDTFNNYWIETTGAINVADSISGWGEIVSMEQVMAWNPQIIYIGNFCSLQPEDLLENKVKGQDWANIDAVKNGRVYKVPIGGYRWDPPNVETPLMLKWLAKIHHPDIFSDYEMSDEIKAFYKELHNYDISDDVVNKILKVK, encoded by the coding sequence ATGAAGAATGGAAAAATGACAAAAATATTTACTTTGTTTCTTTGTATTTTATGCATTATTTCCTTGGGGGGATGCAGTAATAAACAAGAAACAGTAAAAAAAGAAGAAACGGTGAAAAAAGAAGAAACAAGGATAATTGTTGACCAGATGGGAAGGGAAGTAGAAGTACCAAAGGAAATAAAAAGGATTGTTACTTTACCTATACCACTTCCATCAATTATCTATGCCGTTGATGGAAGCGGGGACAAAATCGTAGGTATGCATCCAAAATCTATGAGTGCAGTTGAGGATAGCACTTTGAATGTGTTGGCCCCAGAACTTAAAGCGGCATCAACTGAATTTGTAGAAGGTGGTTTTACAGTTAACACGGAAGAACTTTTAAAACTAAATCCAGATGTTGTTTTTCAGTGGACCCATCAGGAAAAAGAGATAAAAAAAATGGAGAATGCTGGTTTGAAGGTTATAGGCGTAAAGTATGGGACTCAAGATGATTTAGAGACTTGGATAAATATGCTTGGTGAATTGTTTGAGAAGGAAGATAGAGCTAAGGAAATAATAGACTATCATAAAAAGACCACTGAATCCATTGTATCAAAATTAAATGGAATTGAAGAAAATAAAAAGCCAAAAGTTTTTTATCTTGCTAACGAAAAGCTTGGTACAGCTGGAAAAGATACATTTAATAATTATTGGATAGAAACAACTGGAGCTATTAATGTAGCCGATAGTATCTCGGGTTGGGGTGAAATTGTAAGCATGGAGCAAGTAATGGCCTGGAATCCTCAAATAATATATATTGGTAATTTTTGTAGTCTTCAACCAGAGGATTTACTTGAAAACAAGGTTAAAGGTCAAGACTGGGCTAATATAGACGCAGTGAAGAATGGAAGAGTTTATAAGGTGCCAATTGGTGGTTACAGATGGGATCCACCGAATGTAGAAACGCCATTAATGCTGAAATGGCTTGCTAAAATCCATCATCCCGATATATTTAGTGATTATGAAATGAGTGATGAGATTAAAGCCTTTTATAAAGAGCTTCATAATTATGATATTTCCGATGATGTTGTAAATAAAATATTAAAGGTCAAATAA
- a CDS encoding nitrogenase component 1 gives MSYKPYYVPIDNIYSKDSNRKNKIVTSNCLHYCPPSSGGWGIIRVALLVPESILLFVSPAACGRHGAIAGIQLGFKDRLFFLHMKESHIVTGYHMDRIDDAVSEIIKHSKLKPKALTICATCIDDLLGSDYGSLVKELEKKYGITVRECHMDPIAMDGKTPPPLTVQKTIYNYIDKVEEKDNSINIIGNFAAIDEESEFYEVMYEAGISEIRHIASCDTFEEFQKMSKAKYNILVKYGGRLAAEDMEKRLGIPYIFAPVEYDVDNIKKTYGKLEETLGLKLNTQKYLEETLQAIDYYSERLGSLSVAVGSSINASPFELACALTKYGFHVTYVFADQIMNYEKDYLKWLKLNAPHIKIFTNSHPTMADFSNEKLEADMAIGFDAGYFCSGCKTVPLLLDSQPFGYKGIYHLFEEMEKALKDKKSHKEQMYAHGLVI, from the coding sequence ATGAGTTATAAACCCTATTATGTTCCAATAGATAATATATATAGTAAGGATTCAAATCGGAAAAATAAAATAGTTACTTCTAATTGTCTTCATTACTGCCCTCCTAGTTCAGGAGGGTGGGGGATAATAAGAGTAGCCCTTCTTGTACCGGAATCCATATTGTTATTTGTTTCCCCGGCGGCTTGTGGTAGGCATGGAGCAATTGCAGGTATACAATTGGGATTCAAAGATCGATTATTTTTTCTACATATGAAGGAATCCCATATAGTAACGGGATATCATATGGATAGAATCGACGATGCAGTATCAGAAATAATCAAACATAGTAAATTAAAACCGAAAGCATTGACAATTTGTGCCACATGTATAGATGATTTATTAGGATCAGATTATGGAAGCTTAGTAAAGGAATTAGAAAAAAAATATGGGATAACTGTTCGTGAATGCCATATGGATCCTATTGCAATGGATGGGAAAACACCTCCACCACTGACTGTTCAGAAAACTATATATAATTATATTGATAAAGTGGAGGAAAAGGATAATTCAATTAATATCATAGGTAATTTTGCTGCTATAGATGAAGAAAGCGAATTTTATGAGGTGATGTATGAAGCAGGAATAAGCGAAATAAGACATATTGCTTCTTGTGATACATTTGAAGAATTCCAAAAAATGAGTAAAGCTAAATACAATATATTAGTTAAATATGGTGGAAGGCTGGCCGCAGAGGATATGGAAAAAAGATTGGGGATCCCATATATTTTTGCTCCCGTTGAATATGATGTTGATAATATAAAAAAAACATACGGGAAGCTAGAAGAAACCCTAGGATTGAAATTGAATACTCAAAAGTATTTAGAAGAAACCCTACAAGCTATTGATTATTATAGTGAGAGGCTAGGTTCTCTTTCTGTTGCCGTGGGGTCATCAATTAATGCAAGCCCCTTTGAACTAGCTTGTGCATTAACTAAATACGGTTTTCATGTTACCTATGTTTTTGCAGACCAAATTATGAATTATGAAAAGGACTATTTAAAATGGTTAAAGCTTAATGCACCCCATATTAAAATTTTTACAAACTCTCATCCAACCATGGCGGATTTTTCAAATGAGAAATTAGAGGCGGATATGGCTATAGGATTTGATGCTGGCTATTTTTGTTCTGGTTGCAAAACCGTACCCTTATTATTGGATAGTCAACCCTTTGGGTACAAAGGTATATATCATCTTTTTGAAGAGATGGAAAAAGCACTTAAAGACAAAAAAAGTCATAAAGAGCAGATGTATGCCCATGGGCTTGTTATATAA
- a CDS encoding nitrogenase component 1, giving the protein MKGLYKTLPPFAPDYSGVCSVLFEMGGILVIHDAGGCTGNFTGYDEPRWYGNTSAVFSSELREVDAVLGDDDKLIRKIKEASKQIERKFIAVLGSPSPMVIGTDYDAIAKILEEKTQMPSFAFDTNGMDYYDIGASEAFLKIADYFVKPPQKKIKNSVNIIGACPLDLGRNKNMDDIIKRVQEQGFNILSCWCMGTNVEEISLCANAELNIVVSASGLKAARYLKNKFDIPFITGIPIGKKASLSFFSEAKNLIEGNNKKIDYGINVHDINTDRKALIIGEQIMGNSLRKMLKQDMGFEKVIVASFFKMDEELMELDDVHLKEEDSLGMLVDEDNYNMIVGDPLYKDLLRDNTKYTYIELPHIALSSRLYWDKEIEYISDNGNKIFGNT; this is encoded by the coding sequence ATGAAAGGATTATATAAAACTTTGCCACCCTTTGCCCCGGATTATTCTGGGGTATGCTCTGTTTTGTTTGAAATGGGAGGTATTTTGGTAATACATGATGCTGGAGGATGCACAGGAAATTTTACAGGATATGATGAACCGCGTTGGTATGGGAATACAAGTGCTGTATTCAGTTCTGAGCTTAGGGAAGTTGATGCTGTACTAGGTGACGATGATAAATTAATTAGAAAAATAAAAGAGGCTTCAAAGCAAATTGAAAGAAAATTTATCGCAGTTTTAGGTAGCCCTTCTCCAATGGTTATTGGAACGGATTATGATGCAATAGCAAAAATTTTGGAGGAGAAAACCCAAATGCCTTCCTTTGCATTTGATACAAATGGGATGGATTATTATGATATTGGAGCTTCTGAGGCGTTTCTGAAGATAGCTGATTATTTTGTAAAACCTCCCCAAAAGAAAATAAAGAACTCTGTAAATATAATTGGTGCATGCCCCCTAGATTTAGGGAGAAATAAAAATATGGATGATATTATTAAAAGAGTCCAAGAACAAGGTTTTAACATACTATCCTGTTGGTGTATGGGAACAAATGTTGAAGAAATTTCCCTATGTGCAAATGCTGAATTGAATATTGTTGTTTCGGCTTCAGGCTTGAAAGCAGCTAGATATCTAAAGAATAAGTTTGATATTCCCTTTATTACAGGAATTCCAATTGGTAAAAAAGCATCATTAAGTTTTTTTAGTGAAGCCAAGAACTTGATAGAAGGTAATAATAAAAAAATAGATTATGGGATTAATGTTCATGATATAAACACTGATAGGAAGGCATTAATTATAGGAGAGCAGATTATGGGCAATTCCTTAAGAAAAATGTTGAAACAGGATATGGGATTTGAAAAAGTAATTGTAGCATCATTTTTTAAAATGGATGAAGAGCTAATGGAATTAGATGATGTACATTTGAAGGAAGAAGACTCACTGGGAATGCTGGTGGATGAAGATAACTATAACATGATTGTAGGTGATCCACTATATAAAGATTTATTAAGGGATAATACCAAATATACGTATATAGAGTTGCCCCATATTGCCCTTTCAAGCAGACTTTATTGGGATAAAGAAATTGAGTATATATCAGACAATGGGAACAAAATATTTGGGAATACATAA
- a CDS encoding winged helix DNA-binding protein translates to MKENKKKNVIEKYMTFTEKISKNSNQPKNFETDVEIYRSEIHIINVIGDNDDIHISEVARKFGVTKGAISKTIKKLERKGLVEKIIDKTNNTRTLVKLTDKGMKAYYAHEKYHSEYDKDMFLYLAGLTEHELDILDIFLDKANKMAERHI, encoded by the coding sequence ATGAAAGAAAATAAAAAGAAAAATGTAATTGAAAAGTACATGACTTTTACTGAAAAGATATCTAAAAATAGTAATCAGCCAAAGAACTTTGAAACCGATGTAGAAATATATAGGAGTGAAATCCATATAATAAATGTAATAGGAGACAACGATGATATTCATATTTCCGAAGTTGCAAGGAAATTTGGCGTTACAAAGGGTGCCATATCTAAGACCATAAAAAAACTTGAAAGGAAGGGACTGGTTGAAAAAATAATAGATAAAACTAATAACACCAGAACATTGGTTAAACTAACGGACAAAGGTATGAAGGCCTATTATGCCCATGAAAAGTATCATAGTGAATATGATAAAGATATGTTTTTATATTTAGCAGGTTTAACTGAACATGAGTTAGATATTTTAGATATATTTTTAGACAAAGCTAATAAAATGGCGGAAAGACACATATAG
- a CDS encoding MATE family efflux transporter, whose protein sequence is MDEKIRIMSEEKISRVLLKFGIPAIIGLLITAIYNFVDAIFVGGLGTSAMGAAAIAFPISMVIVGLGLTLGSGAASYISRLLGEKDIELGNRTASTAFFWSIILGIIVIVPSLIFLQPLLRSFGATDTILPFAKDYGYIFIAGSIFSVVNITMNNIVRAEGAAKISMKALMVGAILNIILDPIFIYSFGLGIKGAAIATVISQVVSMILLLAFFSSDKSSIKISTKYFTLSKEIMLEILKIGMPNLVFQILSSASMGLINSAAVPYGDAAVAAMGIVNRIFAIGSYVVFGFSKGFQPIAGYSYGAKKYSRLKELINISLRWTSVFCFGLAVIQIIFASPIVSIFSDDPLVLKIGSRALRAYSIMFPFFGFQVIYMTLFLALGKAREGGILSLGRQGIFLIPTVLILPRIVGLDGVLFSQAIADFFTTLLTVVFSFKINDKISSLTKEIPINTNKTEIG, encoded by the coding sequence ATGGATGAAAAAATTAGGATTATGAGCGAAGAAAAAATTTCTAGGGTATTATTGAAATTTGGAATACCTGCAATCATAGGTTTGCTTATAACCGCTATATATAATTTTGTGGATGCCATATTTGTTGGAGGACTTGGAACGAGTGCAATGGGAGCGGCGGCTATAGCTTTTCCCATATCAATGGTTATTGTGGGACTTGGCTTGACATTGGGAAGTGGTGCTGCTTCTTATATTTCTAGGCTTTTAGGAGAAAAAGATATAGAACTAGGGAATAGAACTGCTTCAACAGCTTTTTTTTGGAGTATAATTTTAGGAATAATCGTGATAGTTCCCTCCTTAATTTTCTTGCAGCCATTATTACGTTCCTTTGGAGCTACGGATACCATATTGCCCTTTGCAAAGGACTATGGGTATATTTTCATTGCAGGGTCAATATTCAGTGTTGTAAATATAACTATGAACAATATAGTAAGAGCTGAAGGTGCAGCTAAAATTAGTATGAAAGCCTTGATGGTGGGAGCAATTCTCAATATAATTCTAGATCCAATATTTATATATAGCTTTGGGTTGGGAATAAAGGGAGCTGCCATAGCTACAGTAATATCACAAGTGGTAAGTATGATTTTATTGTTAGCTTTTTTTTCAAGTGATAAAAGCAGCATCAAGATATCCACTAAGTATTTTACTTTGTCTAAAGAAATAATGCTAGAAATATTAAAAATAGGAATGCCAAATCTTGTTTTTCAGATATTATCCAGTGCTTCCATGGGACTGATAAACTCGGCTGCCGTTCCCTATGGTGATGCCGCAGTGGCTGCCATGGGGATCGTAAATAGAATATTTGCTATAGGAAGCTATGTTGTATTCGGATTTTCAAAGGGGTTTCAACCCATTGCAGGATATAGCTATGGTGCAAAGAAATATAGTCGTTTAAAAGAATTAATAAATATTTCCCTTAGATGGACATCTGTTTTTTGTTTTGGCCTGGCGGTGATTCAAATCATATTTGCGAGTCCCATAGTATCAATATTTAGTGATGATCCCTTAGTTCTTAAAATAGGGTCTAGAGCTTTAAGGGCTTATAGTATAATGTTTCCATTCTTTGGCTTCCAAGTGATTTATATGACATTATTTTTAGCATTAGGGAAAGCCAGGGAAGGGGGAATATTGAGTTTGGGAAGACAGGGGATATTCTTGATACCAACTGTTCTTATCTTGCCACGAATAGTAGGATTAGATGGAGTTCTTTTTTCCCAAGCAATAGCAGATTTTTTTACAACATTACTTACCGTGGTATTTTCTTTTAAGATAAATGACAAAATCAGTAGCTTAACAAAAGAAATACCTATAAATACCAATAAAACAGAAATTGGATAA